The Acinonyx jubatus isolate Ajub_Pintada_27869175 chromosome D1, VMU_Ajub_asm_v1.0, whole genome shotgun sequence genome includes a window with the following:
- the MARK2 gene encoding serine/threonine-protein kinase MARK2 isoform X1, translating into MLRGRNSAASADEQPHIGNYRLLKTIGKGNFAKVKLARHILTGKEVAVKIIDKTQLNSSSLQKLFREVRIMKVLNHPNIVKLFEVIETEKTLYLVMEYASGGEVFDYLVAHGRMKEKEARAKFRQIVSAVQYCHQKFIVHRDLKAENLLLDADMNIKIADFGFSNEFTFGNKLDTFCGSPPYAAPELFQGKKYDGPEVDVWSLGVILYTLVSGSLPFDGQNLKELRERVLRGKYRIPFYMSTDCENLLKKFLILNPSKRGTLEQIMKDRWMNVGHEDDELKPYVEPLPDYKDPRRTELMVSMGYTREEIQDSLVGQRYNEVMATYLLLGYKSSELEGDTITLKPRPSADLTNSNAPSPSHKVQRSVSANPKQRRFSDQAGPAIPTSNSYSKKTQSNNAENKRPEDDRESGRKASSTAKVPASPLPGLERKKTTPTPSTNSVLSTSTNRSRNSPLLERASLGQASIQNGKDSLTMPGSRASTASASAAVSAARPRQHQKSMSASVHPNKATGLPPTDSNCEVPRPSTAPQRVPVASPSAHNISSSGGAPDRTNFPRGVSSRSTFHAGQLRQVRDQQNLPYGVTPASPSGNSQGRRGASGSIFSKFTSKFVRRNLNEPESKDRVETLRPHVVGGGGTDKEKEEFREAKPRSLRFTWSMKTTSSMEPNEMMREIRKVLDANSCQSELHEKYMLLCMHGTPGHENFVQWEMEVCKLPRLSLNGVRFKRISGTSMAFKNIASKIANELKL; encoded by the exons ATGCTGCGGGGCCGCAACTCAGCCGCCTCTGCTGACGAGCAGCCCCATATCGGCAACTACCGGCTCCTTAAGACCATCGGCAAGGGCAACTTCGCCAAGGTGAAGCTGGCCCGGCACATCCTGACCGGGAAGGAG GTAGCTGTGAAGATCATTGACAAGACTCAACTGAactcctccagcctccagaaa ctaTTCCGTGAAGTAAGAATAATGAAGGTTTTGAATCATCCCAACATAG TTAAGTTATTTGAAGTGATCGAGACTGAAAAAACTCTCTACCTTGTCATGGAGTACGCTAGCGGAG GAGAGGTGTTTGATTACCTGGTGGCTCATGGcaggatgaaagaaaaagaggctcGAGCCAAATTCCGCCAG ataGTGTCTGCTGTGCAGTACTGTCACCAGAAGTTTATTGTTCATAGAGACTTAAAG GCGGAAAACCTGCTCTTGGATGCTGATATGAACATCAAGATTGCAGACTTCGGCTTCAGCAACGAATTCACCTTTGGGAACAAGCTGGATACCTTCTGCGGCAGTCCCCCGTATGCTGCCCCAGAGCTCTTCCAGGGCAAAAAGTATGACGGACCCGAGGTGGATGTGTGGAGCCTGGGAGTTATCCTGTATACACTGGTCAGCGGGTCCCTGCCTTTTGATGGACAGAACCTCAAG GAGCTACGGGAGCGGGTACTGAGGGGAAAATACCGCATTCCGTTCTACATGTCCACGGACTGTGAAAACCTGCTTAAGAAATTTCTCATTCTCAATCCCAGCAAGAGAGGCACTTTAGAG CAAATCATGAAAGATCGATGGATGAATGTGGGTCACGAAGATGACGAATTAAAGCCTTATGTGGAGCCACTCCCTGACTACAAGGACCCCCGGCGGACAG AATTGATGGTGTCCATGGGTTACACACGGGAAGAGATCCAGGACTCACTGGTGGGCCAGAGGTACAACGAGGTGATGGCCACCTATCTGCTCCTGGGCTACAAGAGCTCTGAG CTGGAGGGTGACACCATCACCTTGAAGCCCCGGCCTTCAGCTGATCTGACCAATAGCaatgccccttccccctcccacaagGTACAGCGTAGCGTCTCGGCCAACCCCAAGCAGCGGCGCTTCAGTGACCAGG CTGGTCCTGCCATTCCCACGTCCAATTCCTACTCTAAGAAGACTCAGAGTAATAACGCAGAAAATAAGCGGCCTGAGGACGACCGGGAGTCAGGGCGGAAGGCCAGCAGCACAGCCAAAGTGCCCGCCAGCCCCTTGCCCGGCCTGGAGAGGAAGaagaccacccccaccccttccacg AACAGCGTCCTCTCCACCAGCACAAACCGAAGCAGGAATTCCCCCCTTTTGGAGAGGGCCAGCCTTGGCCAGGCCTCCATCCAGAATGGCAAAGACAG CCTAACCATGCCAGGGTCCCGGGCCTCCACGGCTTCTGCTTCCGCCGCAGTCTCTGCGGCCCGGCCCCGCCAGCACCAGAAATCCATGTCGGCCTCCGTGCACCCCAACAAGGCCACTGGGCTGCCCCCCACGGACAGTAACTGTGAGGTGCCGCGGCCCAG CACGGCCCCCCAGCGTGTCCCTGTCGCCTCCCCCTCCGCCCACAACATCAGCAGCAGTGGTGGAGCCCCAGACCGAACTAATTTCCCCCGGGGCGTGTCCAGTCGAAGCACCTTCCACGCTGGGCAGCTCCGGCAGGTGCGGGACCAGCAGAATTTGCCCTACGGTGTGACCCCAGCGTCTCCCTCTGGCAACAGCCAGGGCCGGCGGGGGGCCTCGGGGAGCATCTTTAGCAAATTCACTTCCAAGTTTGTACGCAG gaacctgaaTGAACCTGAAAGCAAAGACCGAGTGGAGACGCTCAG ACCTCACGTGGTGGGCGGCGGAGGCACTGACAAAGAAAAGGAGGAGTTTCGGGAGGCCAAGCCGCGCTCCCTACGCTTCACGTGGAGTATGAAGACCACGAGCTCCATGGAGCCCAATGAGATGATGCGGGAGATCCGCAAGGTGCTGGACGCAAACAGCTGCCAGAGCGAGCTGCACGAGAAGTACATGCTGCTGTGCATGCACGGCACGCCGGGCCACGAGAACTTCGTGCAGTGGGAGATGGAGGTGTGCAAACTGCCGCGGCTGTCTCTCAACGGCGTGCGATTTAAGCGGATATCGGGCACCTCCATGGCCTTCAAAAACATTGCCTCCAAAATAGCCAACGAGCTCAAGCTTTAA
- the MARK2 gene encoding serine/threonine-protein kinase MARK2 isoform X3 → MSSARTPLPTLNERDTEQPTLGHLDPKPSSKSNMLRGRNSAASADEQPHIGNYRLLKTIGKGNFAKVKLARHILTGKEVAVKIIDKTQLNSSSLQKLFREVRIMKVLNHPNIVKLFEVIETEKTLYLVMEYASGGEVFDYLVAHGRMKEKEARAKFRQIVSAVQYCHQKFIVHRDLKAENLLLDADMNIKIADFGFSNEFTFGNKLDTFCGSPPYAAPELFQGKKYDGPEVDVWSLGVILYTLVSGSLPFDGQNLKELRERVLRGKYRIPFYMSTDCENLLKKFLILNPSKRGTLEQIMKDRWMNVGHEDDELKPYVEPLPDYKDPRRTELMVSMGYTREEIQDSLVGQRYNEVMATYLLLGYKSSELEGDTITLKPRPSADLTNSNAPSPSHKVQRSVSANPKQRRFSDQAGPAIPTSNSYSKKTQSNNAENKRPEDDRESGRKASSTAKVPASPLPGLERKKTTPTPSTNSVLSTSTNRSRNSPLLERASLGQASIQNGKDSLTMPGSRASTASASAAVSAARPRQHQKSMSASVHPNKATGLPPTDSNCEVPRPSTAPQRVPVASPSAHNISSSGGAPDRTNFPRGVSSRSTFHAGQLRQVRDQQNLPYGVTPASPSGNSQGRRGASGSIFSKFTSKFVRRNLSFRFARRNLNEPESKDRVETLRPHVVGGGGTDKEKEEFREAKPRSLRFTWSMKTTSSMEPNEMMREIRKVLDANSCQSELHEKYMLLCMHGTPGHENFVQWEMEVCKLPRLSLNGVRFKRISGTSMAFKNIASKIANELKL, encoded by the exons CCCACCTTGGGACACCTTGACCCCAAGCCCAGCAGTAAGTCCAACATGCTGCGGGGCCGCAACTCAGCCGCCTCTGCTGACGAGCAGCCCCATATCGGCAACTACCGGCTCCTTAAGACCATCGGCAAGGGCAACTTCGCCAAGGTGAAGCTGGCCCGGCACATCCTGACCGGGAAGGAG GTAGCTGTGAAGATCATTGACAAGACTCAACTGAactcctccagcctccagaaa ctaTTCCGTGAAGTAAGAATAATGAAGGTTTTGAATCATCCCAACATAG TTAAGTTATTTGAAGTGATCGAGACTGAAAAAACTCTCTACCTTGTCATGGAGTACGCTAGCGGAG GAGAGGTGTTTGATTACCTGGTGGCTCATGGcaggatgaaagaaaaagaggctcGAGCCAAATTCCGCCAG ataGTGTCTGCTGTGCAGTACTGTCACCAGAAGTTTATTGTTCATAGAGACTTAAAG GCGGAAAACCTGCTCTTGGATGCTGATATGAACATCAAGATTGCAGACTTCGGCTTCAGCAACGAATTCACCTTTGGGAACAAGCTGGATACCTTCTGCGGCAGTCCCCCGTATGCTGCCCCAGAGCTCTTCCAGGGCAAAAAGTATGACGGACCCGAGGTGGATGTGTGGAGCCTGGGAGTTATCCTGTATACACTGGTCAGCGGGTCCCTGCCTTTTGATGGACAGAACCTCAAG GAGCTACGGGAGCGGGTACTGAGGGGAAAATACCGCATTCCGTTCTACATGTCCACGGACTGTGAAAACCTGCTTAAGAAATTTCTCATTCTCAATCCCAGCAAGAGAGGCACTTTAGAG CAAATCATGAAAGATCGATGGATGAATGTGGGTCACGAAGATGACGAATTAAAGCCTTATGTGGAGCCACTCCCTGACTACAAGGACCCCCGGCGGACAG AATTGATGGTGTCCATGGGTTACACACGGGAAGAGATCCAGGACTCACTGGTGGGCCAGAGGTACAACGAGGTGATGGCCACCTATCTGCTCCTGGGCTACAAGAGCTCTGAG CTGGAGGGTGACACCATCACCTTGAAGCCCCGGCCTTCAGCTGATCTGACCAATAGCaatgccccttccccctcccacaagGTACAGCGTAGCGTCTCGGCCAACCCCAAGCAGCGGCGCTTCAGTGACCAGG CTGGTCCTGCCATTCCCACGTCCAATTCCTACTCTAAGAAGACTCAGAGTAATAACGCAGAAAATAAGCGGCCTGAGGACGACCGGGAGTCAGGGCGGAAGGCCAGCAGCACAGCCAAAGTGCCCGCCAGCCCCTTGCCCGGCCTGGAGAGGAAGaagaccacccccaccccttccacg AACAGCGTCCTCTCCACCAGCACAAACCGAAGCAGGAATTCCCCCCTTTTGGAGAGGGCCAGCCTTGGCCAGGCCTCCATCCAGAATGGCAAAGACAG CCTAACCATGCCAGGGTCCCGGGCCTCCACGGCTTCTGCTTCCGCCGCAGTCTCTGCGGCCCGGCCCCGCCAGCACCAGAAATCCATGTCGGCCTCCGTGCACCCCAACAAGGCCACTGGGCTGCCCCCCACGGACAGTAACTGTGAGGTGCCGCGGCCCAG CACGGCCCCCCAGCGTGTCCCTGTCGCCTCCCCCTCCGCCCACAACATCAGCAGCAGTGGTGGAGCCCCAGACCGAACTAATTTCCCCCGGGGCGTGTCCAGTCGAAGCACCTTCCACGCTGGGCAGCTCCGGCAGGTGCGGGACCAGCAGAATTTGCCCTACGGTGTGACCCCAGCGTCTCCCTCTGGCAACAGCCAGGGCCGGCGGGGGGCCTCGGGGAGCATCTTTAGCAAATTCACTTCCAAGTTTGTACGCAG aaatctGTCTTTCAGGTTTGCCAGAAG gaacctgaaTGAACCTGAAAGCAAAGACCGAGTGGAGACGCTCAG ACCTCACGTGGTGGGCGGCGGAGGCACTGACAAAGAAAAGGAGGAGTTTCGGGAGGCCAAGCCGCGCTCCCTACGCTTCACGTGGAGTATGAAGACCACGAGCTCCATGGAGCCCAATGAGATGATGCGGGAGATCCGCAAGGTGCTGGACGCAAACAGCTGCCAGAGCGAGCTGCACGAGAAGTACATGCTGCTGTGCATGCACGGCACGCCGGGCCACGAGAACTTCGTGCAGTGGGAGATGGAGGTGTGCAAACTGCCGCGGCTGTCTCTCAACGGCGTGCGATTTAAGCGGATATCGGGCACCTCCATGGCCTTCAAAAACATTGCCTCCAAAATAGCCAACGAGCTCAAGCTTTAA
- the MARK2 gene encoding serine/threonine-protein kinase MARK2 isoform X4, with translation MLRGRNSAASADEQPHIGNYRLLKTIGKGNFAKVKLARHILTGKEVAVKIIDKTQLNSSSLQKLFREVRIMKVLNHPNIVKLFEVIETEKTLYLVMEYASGGEVFDYLVAHGRMKEKEARAKFRQIVSAVQYCHQKFIVHRDLKAENLLLDADMNIKIADFGFSNEFTFGNKLDTFCGSPPYAAPELFQGKKYDGPEVDVWSLGVILYTLVSGSLPFDGQNLKELRERVLRGKYRIPFYMSTDCENLLKKFLILNPSKRGTLEQIMKDRWMNVGHEDDELKPYVEPLPDYKDPRRTELMVSMGYTREEIQDSLVGQRYNEVMATYLLLGYKSSELEGDTITLKPRPSADLTNSNAPSPSHKVQRSVSANPKQRRFSDQAGPAIPTSNSYSKKTQSNNAENKRPEDDRESGRKASSTAKVPASPLPGLERKKTTPTPSTNSVLSTSTNRSRNSPLLERASLGQASIQNGKDSLTMPGSRASTASASAAVSAARPRQHQKSMSASVHPNKATGLPPTDSNCEVPRPSTAPQRVPVASPSAHNISSSGGAPDRTNFPRGVSSRSTFHAGQLRQVRDQQNLPYGVTPASPSGNSQGRRGASGSIFSKFTSKFVRRNLSFRFARRNLNEPESKDRVETLRPHVVGGGGTDKEKEEFREAKPRSLRFTWSMKTTSSMEPNEMMREIRKVLDANSCQSELHEKYMLLCMHGTPGHENFVQWEMEVCKLPRLSLNGVRFKRISGTSMAFKNIASKIANELKL, from the exons ATGCTGCGGGGCCGCAACTCAGCCGCCTCTGCTGACGAGCAGCCCCATATCGGCAACTACCGGCTCCTTAAGACCATCGGCAAGGGCAACTTCGCCAAGGTGAAGCTGGCCCGGCACATCCTGACCGGGAAGGAG GTAGCTGTGAAGATCATTGACAAGACTCAACTGAactcctccagcctccagaaa ctaTTCCGTGAAGTAAGAATAATGAAGGTTTTGAATCATCCCAACATAG TTAAGTTATTTGAAGTGATCGAGACTGAAAAAACTCTCTACCTTGTCATGGAGTACGCTAGCGGAG GAGAGGTGTTTGATTACCTGGTGGCTCATGGcaggatgaaagaaaaagaggctcGAGCCAAATTCCGCCAG ataGTGTCTGCTGTGCAGTACTGTCACCAGAAGTTTATTGTTCATAGAGACTTAAAG GCGGAAAACCTGCTCTTGGATGCTGATATGAACATCAAGATTGCAGACTTCGGCTTCAGCAACGAATTCACCTTTGGGAACAAGCTGGATACCTTCTGCGGCAGTCCCCCGTATGCTGCCCCAGAGCTCTTCCAGGGCAAAAAGTATGACGGACCCGAGGTGGATGTGTGGAGCCTGGGAGTTATCCTGTATACACTGGTCAGCGGGTCCCTGCCTTTTGATGGACAGAACCTCAAG GAGCTACGGGAGCGGGTACTGAGGGGAAAATACCGCATTCCGTTCTACATGTCCACGGACTGTGAAAACCTGCTTAAGAAATTTCTCATTCTCAATCCCAGCAAGAGAGGCACTTTAGAG CAAATCATGAAAGATCGATGGATGAATGTGGGTCACGAAGATGACGAATTAAAGCCTTATGTGGAGCCACTCCCTGACTACAAGGACCCCCGGCGGACAG AATTGATGGTGTCCATGGGTTACACACGGGAAGAGATCCAGGACTCACTGGTGGGCCAGAGGTACAACGAGGTGATGGCCACCTATCTGCTCCTGGGCTACAAGAGCTCTGAG CTGGAGGGTGACACCATCACCTTGAAGCCCCGGCCTTCAGCTGATCTGACCAATAGCaatgccccttccccctcccacaagGTACAGCGTAGCGTCTCGGCCAACCCCAAGCAGCGGCGCTTCAGTGACCAGG CTGGTCCTGCCATTCCCACGTCCAATTCCTACTCTAAGAAGACTCAGAGTAATAACGCAGAAAATAAGCGGCCTGAGGACGACCGGGAGTCAGGGCGGAAGGCCAGCAGCACAGCCAAAGTGCCCGCCAGCCCCTTGCCCGGCCTGGAGAGGAAGaagaccacccccaccccttccacg AACAGCGTCCTCTCCACCAGCACAAACCGAAGCAGGAATTCCCCCCTTTTGGAGAGGGCCAGCCTTGGCCAGGCCTCCATCCAGAATGGCAAAGACAG CCTAACCATGCCAGGGTCCCGGGCCTCCACGGCTTCTGCTTCCGCCGCAGTCTCTGCGGCCCGGCCCCGCCAGCACCAGAAATCCATGTCGGCCTCCGTGCACCCCAACAAGGCCACTGGGCTGCCCCCCACGGACAGTAACTGTGAGGTGCCGCGGCCCAG CACGGCCCCCCAGCGTGTCCCTGTCGCCTCCCCCTCCGCCCACAACATCAGCAGCAGTGGTGGAGCCCCAGACCGAACTAATTTCCCCCGGGGCGTGTCCAGTCGAAGCACCTTCCACGCTGGGCAGCTCCGGCAGGTGCGGGACCAGCAGAATTTGCCCTACGGTGTGACCCCAGCGTCTCCCTCTGGCAACAGCCAGGGCCGGCGGGGGGCCTCGGGGAGCATCTTTAGCAAATTCACTTCCAAGTTTGTACGCAG aaatctGTCTTTCAGGTTTGCCAGAAG gaacctgaaTGAACCTGAAAGCAAAGACCGAGTGGAGACGCTCAG ACCTCACGTGGTGGGCGGCGGAGGCACTGACAAAGAAAAGGAGGAGTTTCGGGAGGCCAAGCCGCGCTCCCTACGCTTCACGTGGAGTATGAAGACCACGAGCTCCATGGAGCCCAATGAGATGATGCGGGAGATCCGCAAGGTGCTGGACGCAAACAGCTGCCAGAGCGAGCTGCACGAGAAGTACATGCTGCTGTGCATGCACGGCACGCCGGGCCACGAGAACTTCGTGCAGTGGGAGATGGAGGTGTGCAAACTGCCGCGGCTGTCTCTCAACGGCGTGCGATTTAAGCGGATATCGGGCACCTCCATGGCCTTCAAAAACATTGCCTCCAAAATAGCCAACGAGCTCAAGCTTTAA
- the MARK2 gene encoding serine/threonine-protein kinase MARK2 isoform X2, with protein sequence MLRGRNSAASADEQPHIGNYRLLKTIGKGNFAKVKLARHILTGKEVAVKIIDKTQLNSSSLQKLFREVRIMKVLNHPNIVKLFEVIETEKTLYLVMEYASGGEVFDYLVAHGRMKEKEARAKFRQIVSAVQYCHQKFIVHRDLKAENLLLDADMNIKIADFGFSNEFTFGNKLDTFCGSPPYAAPELFQGKKYDGPEVDVWSLGVILYTLVSGSLPFDGQNLKELRERVLRGKYRIPFYMSTDCENLLKKFLILNPSKRGTLEQIMKDRWMNVGHEDDELKPYVEPLPDYKDPRRTELMVSMGYTREEIQDSLVGQRYNEVMATYLLLGYKSSELEGDTITLKPRPSADLTNSNAPSPSHKVQRSVSANPKQRRFSDQAGPAIPTSNSYSKKTQSNNAENKRPEDDRESGRKASSTAKVPASPLPGLERKKTTPTPSTNSVLSTSTNRSRNSPLLERASLGQASIQNGKDSLTMPGSRASTASASAAVSAARPRQHQKSMSASVHPNKATGLPPTDSNCEVPRPSTAPQRVPVASPSAHNISSSGGAPDRTNFPRGVSSRSTFHAGQLRQVRDQQNLPYGVTPASPSGNSQGRRGASGSIFSKFTSKFVRRNLSFRFARRPHVVGGGGTDKEKEEFREAKPRSLRFTWSMKTTSSMEPNEMMREIRKVLDANSCQSELHEKYMLLCMHGTPGHENFVQWEMEVCKLPRLSLNGVRFKRISGTSMAFKNIASKIANELKL encoded by the exons ATGCTGCGGGGCCGCAACTCAGCCGCCTCTGCTGACGAGCAGCCCCATATCGGCAACTACCGGCTCCTTAAGACCATCGGCAAGGGCAACTTCGCCAAGGTGAAGCTGGCCCGGCACATCCTGACCGGGAAGGAG GTAGCTGTGAAGATCATTGACAAGACTCAACTGAactcctccagcctccagaaa ctaTTCCGTGAAGTAAGAATAATGAAGGTTTTGAATCATCCCAACATAG TTAAGTTATTTGAAGTGATCGAGACTGAAAAAACTCTCTACCTTGTCATGGAGTACGCTAGCGGAG GAGAGGTGTTTGATTACCTGGTGGCTCATGGcaggatgaaagaaaaagaggctcGAGCCAAATTCCGCCAG ataGTGTCTGCTGTGCAGTACTGTCACCAGAAGTTTATTGTTCATAGAGACTTAAAG GCGGAAAACCTGCTCTTGGATGCTGATATGAACATCAAGATTGCAGACTTCGGCTTCAGCAACGAATTCACCTTTGGGAACAAGCTGGATACCTTCTGCGGCAGTCCCCCGTATGCTGCCCCAGAGCTCTTCCAGGGCAAAAAGTATGACGGACCCGAGGTGGATGTGTGGAGCCTGGGAGTTATCCTGTATACACTGGTCAGCGGGTCCCTGCCTTTTGATGGACAGAACCTCAAG GAGCTACGGGAGCGGGTACTGAGGGGAAAATACCGCATTCCGTTCTACATGTCCACGGACTGTGAAAACCTGCTTAAGAAATTTCTCATTCTCAATCCCAGCAAGAGAGGCACTTTAGAG CAAATCATGAAAGATCGATGGATGAATGTGGGTCACGAAGATGACGAATTAAAGCCTTATGTGGAGCCACTCCCTGACTACAAGGACCCCCGGCGGACAG AATTGATGGTGTCCATGGGTTACACACGGGAAGAGATCCAGGACTCACTGGTGGGCCAGAGGTACAACGAGGTGATGGCCACCTATCTGCTCCTGGGCTACAAGAGCTCTGAG CTGGAGGGTGACACCATCACCTTGAAGCCCCGGCCTTCAGCTGATCTGACCAATAGCaatgccccttccccctcccacaagGTACAGCGTAGCGTCTCGGCCAACCCCAAGCAGCGGCGCTTCAGTGACCAGG CTGGTCCTGCCATTCCCACGTCCAATTCCTACTCTAAGAAGACTCAGAGTAATAACGCAGAAAATAAGCGGCCTGAGGACGACCGGGAGTCAGGGCGGAAGGCCAGCAGCACAGCCAAAGTGCCCGCCAGCCCCTTGCCCGGCCTGGAGAGGAAGaagaccacccccaccccttccacg AACAGCGTCCTCTCCACCAGCACAAACCGAAGCAGGAATTCCCCCCTTTTGGAGAGGGCCAGCCTTGGCCAGGCCTCCATCCAGAATGGCAAAGACAG CCTAACCATGCCAGGGTCCCGGGCCTCCACGGCTTCTGCTTCCGCCGCAGTCTCTGCGGCCCGGCCCCGCCAGCACCAGAAATCCATGTCGGCCTCCGTGCACCCCAACAAGGCCACTGGGCTGCCCCCCACGGACAGTAACTGTGAGGTGCCGCGGCCCAG CACGGCCCCCCAGCGTGTCCCTGTCGCCTCCCCCTCCGCCCACAACATCAGCAGCAGTGGTGGAGCCCCAGACCGAACTAATTTCCCCCGGGGCGTGTCCAGTCGAAGCACCTTCCACGCTGGGCAGCTCCGGCAGGTGCGGGACCAGCAGAATTTGCCCTACGGTGTGACCCCAGCGTCTCCCTCTGGCAACAGCCAGGGCCGGCGGGGGGCCTCGGGGAGCATCTTTAGCAAATTCACTTCCAAGTTTGTACGCAG aaatctGTCTTTCAGGTTTGCCAGAAG ACCTCACGTGGTGGGCGGCGGAGGCACTGACAAAGAAAAGGAGGAGTTTCGGGAGGCCAAGCCGCGCTCCCTACGCTTCACGTGGAGTATGAAGACCACGAGCTCCATGGAGCCCAATGAGATGATGCGGGAGATCCGCAAGGTGCTGGACGCAAACAGCTGCCAGAGCGAGCTGCACGAGAAGTACATGCTGCTGTGCATGCACGGCACGCCGGGCCACGAGAACTTCGTGCAGTGGGAGATGGAGGTGTGCAAACTGCCGCGGCTGTCTCTCAACGGCGTGCGATTTAAGCGGATATCGGGCACCTCCATGGCCTTCAAAAACATTGCCTCCAAAATAGCCAACGAGCTCAAGCTTTAA